Proteins encoded in a region of the Trichosurus vulpecula isolate mTriVul1 chromosome 9, mTriVul1.pri, whole genome shotgun sequence genome:
- the KBTBD2 gene encoding kelch repeat and BTB domain-containing protein 2: MSTQDERQINTEYAVSLLEQLRLFYEQQLLTDIVLIVEGTEFPCHKMVLATCSSYFRAMFMIGLSESKQTHVNLRNVDSATLQLIIAYAYTGNLAINDGTVEQLYETACFLQVEDVLQRCREYLIKKINAENCVRLLSFADLFSCEELKQSAKRMVEHKFTAVYHQDAFMQLSHDLLIDILSSDNLNVEKEETVREAAMLWLEYNPESRSQYLSSVLSQIRIDALSEVTQRAWFQGLPPNDKSVVVQGLYKSMPKFFKPRLGMTKEEMMIFIEAASENPGSLYSSVCYSPQAEKVYKICSPPADLHKVGTLVTPDNDIYIAGGQVPLKNTKLNHSKTSKLQAAFRTVNCFYWFDAQQNTWFPKTPMLFVRIKPSLVCCEGYIYAIGGDSVGGELNRRTVERYDTEKDEWTLVSPLPCAWQWSAAVVVHDCIYVMTLNLMYCYFPRSDSWVEMAMRQTSRSFASAAAFGDQIFYIGGLHIASSSGLRLPTSTVDGSSVTVEVYDVNKNEWRMAANIPAKRYSDPCVRAVVISNSLCVFMRETHLNERAKYATYQYDVELDRWSLRQHISERVLWDLGRDFRCTVGKLYPSCLEESPWKPPTCLFSPDGADEFELDRDMVALPPV, encoded by the exons ATGTCCACTCAGGACGAGAGGCAGATCAATACGGAATATGCTGTTTCCTTGTTGGAACAGTTACGACTGTTCTATGAACAGCAGCTGCTAACTGATATAGTGTTAATTGTCGAGGGCACTGAGTTCCCTTGTCATAAGATGGTTCTTGCAACGTGTAGCTCTTATTTCAG GGCCATGTTCATGATCGGACTCAGTGAAAGTAAACAGACGCACGTGAACCTGAGGAATGTTGACTCGGCTACTTTACAGCTCATCATAGCTTATGCGTACACAGGGAATTTGGCAATAAATGATGGCACTGTGGAGCAGCTCTATGAAACCGCCTGCTTCCTACAG gtaGAAGATGTGTTACAGCGATGTCGAGaatacttaattaaaaaaataaacgcCGAGAACTGTGTTCGCTTACTGAGTTTTGCGGATCTCTTCAGCTGTGAGGAGTTGAAGCAAAGTGCCAAGCGGATGGTGGAGCACAAGTTCACTGCTGTGTATCACCAGGACGCATTCATGCAGCTCTCTCACGACCTGCTCATAGACATCCTGAGTAGCGACAACCTGAACGTGGAGAAGGAGGAGACGGTCCGTGAAGCTGCCATGTTGTGGCTCGAGTACAATCCGGAATCGCGGTCACAGTATCTGTCCTCAGTCCTCAGCCAAATTAGAATCGATGCCCTTTCGGAAGTGACGCAGAGAGCCTGGTTTCAAGGTCTGCCGCCCAATGATAAATCCGTTGTGGTTCAGGGTCTCTATAAGTCTATGCCCAAGTTTTTCAAGCCAAGACTTGGCATGACTAAAGAGGAAATGATGATTTTCATCGAGGCTGCTTCTGAAAACCCTGGTAGTCTTTACTCCTCTGTCTGTTACAGCCCTCAAGCAGAAAAAGTTTACAAGATTTGCAGTCCGCCTGCTGATCTGCATAAGGTTGGCACCCTCGTAACTCCTGATAACGACATCTACATAGCAGGGGGGCAGGTTCCTCTGAAGAACACAAAGCTGAATCACAGTAAAACGAGCAAGCTTCAGGCTGCCTTCAGAACGGTGAACTGCTTTTACTGGTTCGATGCACAGCAGAACACTTGGTTCCCAAAGACCCCGATGCTCTTCGTCCGCATCAAGCCCTCTCTGGTCTGCTGTGAAGGCTACATCTATGCCATCGGGGGAGATAGCGTGGGCGGGGAGCTCAACCGAAGGACCGTGGAGAGGTACGACACGGAGAAGGACGAGTGGACCCTCGTGAGCCCCTTGCCCTGTGCCTGGCAGTGGAGTGCCGCAGTGGTGGTCCACGATTGCATTTACGTGATGACACTGAATCTCATGTACTGCTACTTTCCCAGGTCTGATTCCTGGGTGGAAATGGCCATGAGGCAGACGAGCAGATCCTTTGCTTCAGCTGCCGCTTTTGGTGATCAGATCTTCTACATCGGAGGCCTCCACATCGCCAGCAGCTCTGGCCTAAGACTGCCGACCAGCACCGTAGATGGGTCTTCAGTCACTGTGGAAGTCTACGATGTGAACAAGAATGAATGGAGGATGGCGGCCAACATCCCTGCCAAGCGGTACTCTGACCCTTGTGTGAGAGCTGTggtgatttccaattctttgtgcgTTTTTATGCGAGAAACCCACTTAAATGAGAGAGCAAAATATGCCACCTACCAATACGACGTGGAGCTTGACCGCTGGTCTCTGCGGCAGCACATATCCGAGCGCGTGCTCTGGGACTTGGGGAGAGATTTCCGATGCACTGTGGGGAAGCTGTATCCATCTTGCCTTGAAGAATCTCCGTGGAAACCACCAACGTGTCTTTTTTCACCTGATGGCGCTGATGAGTTTGAGCTGGACAGGGACATGGTGGCCTTGCCCCCTGTATAG